The segment GTCCGGCGCGGGCTGCATGCCCACAAGACCTTGACGCAACTGGTCATCGCCGTGCGCGGGACCTGCCACTTTGTGCTGGATAACGGCCGGGAGCGCATCGAACTGAGTCTGGACAATCCCGCGCAAGGATTGCTCGTTCCTCCGATGATGTGGCGAGAAATGTATGATTTTTCCGAAGACTGCGTGCTGATGGTGCTGGCTGATCAGGTGTATGACGAACAGGATTACATACGGGATTACGACCAGTTTCTGCAGTACGCCAATGTTGCACTGAGCGCACCGAGTTCCTTGCCCGGTCGCACGAATATCGACGGTTAGAAATAGCGCATGAGCTCCTGTGGGGTATGGCGGCTTGCCGATTACCGTGAGAACGAGGAGGCGGTCTGGAACCGGGTCGTGGGTGACGCGCGCAACGGAACTTTCCTGCACGCGCGTTCCTACATGGACTACCATGCCCATCGGTTCGACGACGCCTCGTTGCTGATTTACCGGAAGGAGCGTCCGGTCGCCGCGTTTGCCGCTAATCGCGAGGGTAACCGCCTCGTATGTCATGGCGGTCTGACGTTCGGCGGGCTGCTGTTCGGTCGTGATGTGCGGGCCGAGGAGGTCCTCGAGATTTTCGACGCGCTCGCCGGGCATTGGCGGCAAAAGGGGATCGATTCGATCGTCTACAAGAGTATCCCCGCCCTGTTTCATCGCTACCCCGCCGAAGACGATCTGTACGCGCTGTTCCGTCAGGGCGCGCAGCTTGTCCGCCGCGATCTGTCATGCGTGATCGATCTTGCCAACCCCTGCGAGCCGAATCAATTGCGGCGGCGCTCGTTGCGCAAGGCCGCCGCGAACGGGCTTGTGATTCGCGAAGGTGTGTTCTTCGAGGCGTTCCACACCCTGTTGAGCGAGGCTCTGGCCCGACATGGCGTGTCCCCGGTGCATAGCGTGGAGGAACTGGCCCTGCTGCAATCCCGTTTCCCCGAGCAGATCCGGCTTTTTGGCGCCTGGACCGGTGAGAACCTTCTGGCGGCGAGCTGGGTTTTCGATTACGGACATGCCGTGCATACCCAGTACCTGGCCAGCTCTGCCGAAGGCATGGAGTCGGGCGCCCTGGATTTTCTGCTCGATCACCTGATTCAACACGAGTTCGCCGGCAAACGTTGGTTCAGTTTCGGAATCAGCACGGAACAGGACGGCCGTTTTCTCAACTCCGGGCTCATGCGCTACAAGGAAAGTTTCGGTGGCCGGGCCATAACGCATGACAGCTATCAATGGAACCTGACGTGACCATTCCGTTTCTGGATCTGAAAACCATCAATCTGCGGCACCGCGACGCATTGCGCGAAGCCTTCGAGCGCGTGCTGGAAGGCGGTTGGTATATCCAGGGCGGCGAGCTGGCCGCCTTCGAGAGCGAATTCGCCGCCCTGTGCGGAACGGACTGCGCGATCGGTACCAGCAATGGCCTTGATGCGTTGCACATGATCTTGCGCGGTTACGGTATCGGTCCGGGTGACGAGGTGATCGTGCCGTCCAACACGTTCATTGCCACCTGGCTGGCTGTCAGTCAGTCGGGCGCCACGCCCGTTCCTGTCGAGCCTGTCGAGTCGACCTGCAACCTCGATCCGGAGCGTCTCGCCGCCGCCGTGACACCGAGAACACGCGCCATCGTGCCCGTTCATCTTTACGGTCAAACGGCCGACATGGATCCCATTCTGGCTCTTGCCCGGCGGCATGGACTCAAGGTCATCGAGGATGCGGCCCAGGCGCATGGTGCTCTCTATCGGGGCCGTCCCGCCGGCTCGCTGGGCGACGCCGCGGCGTTCAGCTTTTATCCCGGGAAGAATCTGGGCGCGTTGGGCGACGCCGGCGCCATCACCACCAACGATCCGGAGCTGACGGAGCGGGTGCGAAAGCTGATCAACTACGGCTCCAGCATCAAGTACCAGCACGATCTGGCCGGGTACAATTGCCGGCTGGACGAACTGCAGGCGGCCTTCCTGCGCGTCAAACTGCGCCATCTTGAAGAGGAAAACCGCACTCGCCGCGATATCGCATCCAGATACCTTGCGGGGCTGGCCGGAACACCGCTCGTGCTTCCTGTCGTGTCCGAAGGCTGCCTGCCGGTCTGGCATTTGTTCGTGGTCCGCACCGAGGCGCGCGACGACTTGCGGCACTATCTGGGCGAGCAAGGTATCGCGAGCCAGATCCACTACCCGGTTCCACCGCACCGGCAGGGAGCCTATGCCGGTTCGGTTCTGGCCGCGAAGTCCTTCCCGATCAGTGAACGCATGCATCGGCAGGTACTGAGCCTGCCGATGGGGCCGACCATGACGCCCGACGATGTCGAACGCTGTATCCGCGTGATACTGGACTGGTCCGGTAAACGCTAAAGCCATGGTGTCCGGCCTGGCCGGCCAGAAAAGGAAAACGATGCACCTTCGCCGTATTCTGTTACAGATTCCCGTCCTCTCGTTTTTTTACCTCAATCAGGTGTTTGCACTGAGGCGGGCGTTCCTGCGCAAAGGGGTCGACTGCCTGATCCAGACCCCGGGTATGCCGAACGATGCCGAAAACCTGTTTCTGAAGAATTTTCAGCCCGACGTGATTTTCACGATCAACGGTGCCTGCTCCGATGTCACCCGCGGTTACCGTGCGGCACGACATATTCACTGGTTGCAGGATAATCAGTTCAACGGAGTAGATCTGCGCCGTTATTTCGAGAGCGATACTTCGGACGATATTTTTTATTTCGTGTCGGAGCGCCTCGCCGGGGTGATGAGGCTGGGACCGAATCACTTGGTCGGACAATTGCGTTTCGCCGCGGAGCCGGTCGATGAAGCCGCCCGGGAGCGCGAGGTGCGCTCTTCGTTTTCGCTGGTCGGCTACATTCCCAACGTGTCGATGCGCGACACCTCGTTCACGCTGGGCAATGGCCGGACGTTCTCCGGCAAGGATTATTTCGACTTCCTGGCGCAGGTTCAGGGTAACTCGCTGGATTTTCCGCTGGAGTTGATGGATCAACTGGTGGAAACCTTTTTCCTGACACTGGGTGTGGAGGCGCGAGGTCTTCCCGCGGAAAACCTCTCCTGGTTCCGCGAGGAAATGATTCGCGGTGCCAACCGTTCCCGCGTGGTGCGAGCCCTCTTCGAAAGGGGGTATGATTGTCGCCTGTTCGGTCCGGAAGACTGGGCGTCCTGGCCGGAGTTCGCATCGTCCTATTGCGGAGAGGCGCGGGAAGCGGACCAGACACAGTCGATTTATCAAACATCCGCGCTTAATATCCATAATGGGGGGACGGTCCATCACCCGCGGGTACTCGATTGCATGGCATCTTTCGGTGGCCCGGTGCTCGCCAACCGCTGTGAAGTCCGAGATCAGAATGCCTGCTTCGAGCCGGGTGTTCATTATCTGGAGTTCGATCTTGCGGATTTGTCGGATGTGGCGGAGTTTTATCTGGCCAATCCTCAGGCCAGGGAGGCGATCAGTCGCAGCGCCTACGACGAGATCCGCGCACGGCATACCTGGGACAATCGGGTCGACGACATCCTCGCCGATCTGGCCTCCCTGTAACCGCACGCAGGGGGGGGGCATGGGCATGATGGATTACTGGCGCATGTTGCGGGCCAAAGGTCCGCGCACGCCGGTCATGTATTTTTTCCAGTCGCACCTGTTCGATCTGCTCAATGGCACGGATACGCATACCTGGTTGCCCAAGGAGCGCTTTGTGGATCACCCCGAGCATTTCGAACACGGGGTGCTCTACATGTGCTCATGGACCTCGGAGATCAAACGCGTTTTTCGTACGTTGCGGGGGGGGCTGGGCGAGGATTTCTCCACATATGCTTTCCTCGATGTCGGGTGCGGCAAGGGCAAGGCGGTACTGGTCTGGACGCGGGAATTGCGCCGCAATGGCCTGAAACAAAACGTGGCGGGGATCGATTACTACCGGCCGTTCATCGAAACGGCGCGGCGCAATCACCGCCAACTGTTCGGCTCCGACGGAGGTTTTTTTGTCGGGGACGCGACGCAAATCGATTTCGCCGTGTATGGCGAGAGAGTGATCGTCTATCTGTATAACCCGTTCGATGCGGTCATTCTGAACGCCATGCTGGATCGGCTGGCGGGGCGTGACTGCGTGAT is part of the Paludibacterium paludis genome and harbors:
- a CDS encoding sugar 3,4-ketoisomerase encodes the protein MNIELILLQRHGDERGGLIALEENANVPFNVKRVYYLFDTKPGVRRGLHAHKTLTQLVIAVRGTCHFVLDNGRERIELSLDNPAQGLLVPPMMWREMYDFSEDCVLMVLADQVYDEQDYIRDYDQFLQYANVALSAPSSLPGRTNIDG
- a CDS encoding GNAT family N-acetyltransferase; its protein translation is MSSCGVWRLADYRENEEAVWNRVVGDARNGTFLHARSYMDYHAHRFDDASLLIYRKERPVAAFAANREGNRLVCHGGLTFGGLLFGRDVRAEEVLEIFDALAGHWRQKGIDSIVYKSIPALFHRYPAEDDLYALFRQGAQLVRRDLSCVIDLANPCEPNQLRRRSLRKAAANGLVIREGVFFEAFHTLLSEALARHGVSPVHSVEELALLQSRFPEQIRLFGAWTGENLLAASWVFDYGHAVHTQYLASSAEGMESGALDFLLDHLIQHEFAGKRWFSFGISTEQDGRFLNSGLMRYKESFGGRAITHDSYQWNLT
- a CDS encoding DegT/DnrJ/EryC1/StrS family aminotransferase; protein product: MTIPFLDLKTINLRHRDALREAFERVLEGGWYIQGGELAAFESEFAALCGTDCAIGTSNGLDALHMILRGYGIGPGDEVIVPSNTFIATWLAVSQSGATPVPVEPVESTCNLDPERLAAAVTPRTRAIVPVHLYGQTADMDPILALARRHGLKVIEDAAQAHGALYRGRPAGSLGDAAAFSFYPGKNLGALGDAGAITTNDPELTERVRKLINYGSSIKYQHDLAGYNCRLDELQAAFLRVKLRHLEEENRTRRDIASRYLAGLAGTPLVLPVVSEGCLPVWHLFVVRTEARDDLRHYLGEQGIASQIHYPVPPHRQGAYAGSVLAAKSFPISERMHRQVLSLPMGPTMTPDDVERCIRVILDWSGKR
- a CDS encoding glycosyltransferase, whose product is MHLRRILLQIPVLSFFYLNQVFALRRAFLRKGVDCLIQTPGMPNDAENLFLKNFQPDVIFTINGACSDVTRGYRAARHIHWLQDNQFNGVDLRRYFESDTSDDIFYFVSERLAGVMRLGPNHLVGQLRFAAEPVDEAAREREVRSSFSLVGYIPNVSMRDTSFTLGNGRTFSGKDYFDFLAQVQGNSLDFPLELMDQLVETFFLTLGVEARGLPAENLSWFREEMIRGANRSRVVRALFERGYDCRLFGPEDWASWPEFASSYCGEAREADQTQSIYQTSALNIHNGGTVHHPRVLDCMASFGGPVLANRCEVRDQNACFEPGVHYLEFDLADLSDVAEFYLANPQAREAISRSAYDEIRARHTWDNRVDDILADLASL
- a CDS encoding class I SAM-dependent methyltransferase, with protein sequence MGMMDYWRMLRAKGPRTPVMYFFQSHLFDLLNGTDTHTWLPKERFVDHPEHFEHGVLYMCSWTSEIKRVFRTLRGGLGEDFSTYAFLDVGCGKGKAVLVWTRELRRNGLKQNVAGIDYYRPFIETARRNHRQLFGSDGGFFVGDATQIDFAVYGERVIVYLYNPFDAVILNAMLDRLAGRDCVIVYNNPVHHRVIAERGFSLVDARTGFHPNAQTMIFASAPVATRWRP